TTGCCAACCATCATCATATGATTACACGTGCAGCTAAATTATTTTGGTACAaaagcagttttttttttgtcaaatctttttttttaacttgaaaacaaaaaatatttttttttttacttaaaaaaaattaaattattagtattataaaattccaaaacatattatcaattcaaaatccaaaatagcactaacaatcgttaccatcacaacataatactataatactcaCTCTTATTCaccgaaacaaaaaaaatacttaaatgattaattaaataaaaaaacacttaaatgattaatttttggtCATATGTTGGATGCATAAAGATATgctgattgttttttttttggacaataGGATATCCTGATTGTTAATAAAACGAAAATAATTAGATTATTAAGGATGCATATAATGTCAGGCGTGTGTAATCATGATAATGGTTGACAAAAAATTAGATCACAATTTGCCTTtgtaattgatttaaataattaataaatattgtggacgatatcttttaattaataaacttgattattattaattttgaaacACATTAAGTGGGATACTAGTTCATTAATTGcatcttaaaatgtgcccttagggtACATTTTAGCGGAACCCTTTATTTAATAACTGATGAAAACAAGTCCTATTTTAagctaaaaatatataaaagtggAGACCGAAAACATATTTcaagctaaaaaaaaatatgctggTGATTGTTGGATTGAATTCATCCTATCCAAATATAAAAAcgtattatttttcattaaaaaaattaatcaaaatatgTATGAAACATTAACAGTTCAATCTTtaattcaaaatgaaactaCTTGAATAATAAATGGCTTAATTACACCTATGCAAATCCAAATTTCTCAATCTCAACATTAATGAGTTAATTGCTAACCTATGCAAATCcaaatttctcaattccactaGGATATGGATTTGCTACACGTAAGTTAATACGTGACCTACTTAACGTGTTAAATCTAAAATCCCCTGTTGTGGGATCTGAATGCTTGTTGTAAATGTTTCAAGTAATCACATGTAGTAGACGATCTCAGTTGCATAAAATTGATCGAATGATTTcgattaattttatataaaattagatCTCAACCATTCATTCTTTATCAGACGGTCAGAAACAGTAATACTTCATCAAATCTATTTCCCGTGGCTTATTTACttacctttctttttctttttttttttggtacatatttaCTTTACCTTTTTCTTTGACATTGACAAAATAACTAAGCTATCTAAAATTCACACATATAAGTAAGGTTGTCGGAACCGGATCGGTCATCAAATCGGCGAGCTCACTgattcaaggttcaattggtcggatcgAGTTTCACCGGGGTCGAatcgtttttaattaaatatatattttaattaatatataaataaaaatatatgaataattgctcaatatttcacaatttcacacagtgttttaaaaaccggtcCGGTCATTGAACCGGCAAGGACAttgggtcactggttcattggtcgaaccactagGTCACTGGTCGAACTGCATGATAAATCGGattaaaccggattaaaccgatgGAATAAACCGGTCTCTATAATAAAAGTATATAGTTATTAAATCGGTCGAATCAGATAACGCGGtctttaaaaaatcataaaaaaatatgaaaatataaaaataatgccataaattctataaaataagGTCATGtaccactaataataataataataataataataataataataataaataataaatttctaTATAAATTACTCCTCTTAATATGTTGTCCTTttactttttgaataaattactCATCTTTTAACAAATGggttttgcttcaaaaaaaataatatatgggCTTAAACAAGTAACAACCTAGTACTCATCTCTTAAATAAGACTACCAATTGAAACAACCCTACTTATCATTGTGTTGTCACCCGCCTACCTCCTCATCTTCTTCTACTTCTCCagaatttatttttcacttctccaaaatttatttttcacttCTCCCTTATTTGTTGCTGCTATTTTTATTCCCACAAGGATATATCATTAAAACTTATGAGAATTAATAACATAACCATGAAATAGAGAATTTTGACTCTAAAATTATAGGATTAAATCTATGTTATAGTTCTAATCTTCACCTCCTTTATTCTTATTAAGTTCTTCTAATAAGACAATTTGCAATGACGAACGGTGAAGAAGATGTGGCTGCTGTGTGATGGGTTTAACtttctaatttttgtttcttctgtGTTAGGACTTATGAACGATACTACTGTTActatggtattttttttttattttaaatattaataatttacaAATCGATGTcgtttttggaagaaaaaacaaaaaaaaaactcgtcCAATCAAACCGGCAGTTCGGAGAAaccgccggttcaccggtttttctAGTTTTTTCCGGTTCTCTCCGGTCCAATAACATGGACGGTCCAACATATGAATCAGACTAGACGGGCTCCGGTTCCCGGTTCGACCGGTTCAACCGGTCGGTCCGGtctggtttttaaaacactgatttcacacattaaaaagataaaatatcaccagtcaaaataaaataaaatttataattcaaaccaaattaaaaattatataataaattaaattcaataacacaaaatagcaccataacatcaattgacaacatactggcttcaaaaaaatcaattcctacgatgaaaaacaaacattttctaTTCCTACAacgtgttgttttgtttcagttttttttttaaaaaaaaaaaattaaaacaacgtCATTTTgtcctatttttttaaataaaaaaaaaaatctgcaaaaccgcttggACCGTgccggccggttcgccggttcaacccggttTAAAACTGATTCACGCGTTTTTTTGtcggtcggtttcctatccggtTTTTACTCATAACCGAACTGTTTTTATGACCGATTCACgatccgaccggccggtccagTCCGATTTTGATAACCTTGCGTATAAGTGAGGGAGCatcatttatcaaaaaaaaaataaaaataagggaGCATCATAACGTCAACTTAATAATTTCGGCATTTTTTCGGGGTTAACAAATATATTTGAGGAGTTATTCTTATGTGGTCATAAGaccaagaaattaaatttgatcACACACTCAAAcacaacaaataatttaatcatttaaaaaattatatattattttattgaatttaatttatatgcaccgtcggtgtaaagttattttgcacatgcgtccaataaaaAACCGACACATCAtatatggtcattaaaaacacatgatgtgtcacattcattaaatgacgtggcaacgcgtcattggatgtatttgtaaaaataatttacaccgacggtacacaacaattaaactctattttattattactttttctacatttatttttcttgtgtgTGTGACCAAGAATGTGGTCCAAATTTTTGGGTCATGGAAGAATATCTCATATTTGAGTCCCCAACCATATCACTTGAAAGTCACTCACGCTTGTAATTAACCATGGAACTCTTCTTCTCACATGAATCACTCATCTTCATCCTCTCCCTTATCTTCCTCTATCTCTTCTACTTTCACTTCTCCACCACATCAAAAAAACACAACAACAATCATGGCTTCAAAACCTACCCTCTACTTGGAACCTTACCTGAATTCATACTAAACCGCCACCGTTTCCTCGACTGGACAACTCAAATCCTCCGTAACTGTCCAACCAACACCGCCGTCTTCATCCGTCCCGGTAAAATCCACGGCATCATAACAGCCAATCCAGATAACATCCAACACATTCTCAAAACAAAATTCGAAAACTATCCAAAAGGTGAAAGATTCATCAGCCTCCTTCAAGATTTTCTTGGCAACGGTATCTTCAACTCCGATGGTGATCTCTGGAAGCTTCAGAGAAAAACCGCCAGCTACGAATTCAACACGAAATCGCTACGAAATTTCATCGTCGAAAACGTAACCGTCGAAACACAAACGAGACTCATTCCGATTCTAACAAAAGCAACGGAAAACAACCAGATTCTTGATTTGCAGAATCTTTTAGAACGGTTTGCATTCGATAATGTTTGTAAACTAGCGTTTAACGTTGATCCTGGTTGTCTCGGCGCCGATGTTACCACCGGAGCCGCCTCCACCACCGCCGCAGAAGCCTTCATGCACGCGTTTGAAGATGCATCAATGATAAGTTCTGGAAGGTTCATGTATCTTTTACCATTGTTatggaaaatgaaaaaatatctTAACGTTGGAACAGAACGGAGATTGAAACAATCAATCGCAACCGTTCATGAGTTTGCTGATGAGATTATACGGTCGAGAAGGGAAGCTAAAGAAGCTGGTCAAGATTTGTTATCTCGTTTCATTGGAACCGAAGAAGCTTCGCCGGAGTTTCTTCGCGATATTATAATAAGCTTTATTCTCGCTGGGCGCGATACTACATCGTCCGCTTTGAGTTGGTTGTTCTGGATTTTATCTTCAAAAAGCGacattaaagataaaataatcgAAGAAATTGAAATGGTGCGTTTAAAAAGTGGAAATAAAACGGCTTCGTTTGGATATGAAGAGCTGAAAGAGATGCATTACTTGCAAGCGGCGATTAGTGAGACTATGAGGTTGTATCCGCCTGTACCGATTGATACTAAGGCGTGTTTGAATGACGATGTTTTGCCGGATGGAACTAGGATTAAGAAAGATTGGTTTATATCTTATCATACTTATGCTATGGGGAGAATTGAGAGTATTTGGGGGAAAGATTGTAATGAGTTTAAACCGGAGAGGTGGTTGGAAAATGATAAGGATGGTGTTAGTGTATGTAGAAGTGAGAGTCCATTTCGGTTTCCGGTGTTTCATGCAGGTCCTAGGATGTGTTTAGGGAAAGAAATGGCTTATATTCAAATGAAGTCTATTGCAGCTTCTGTTATGGAAAGGTTTGAGGTTGTTGCATTGGATAAAGACAATTGTCCTGAACATGTTTTGTCTTTGACTTTGAGGATGAAAAATGGGTTACCTGTGAATGTAAAGAGAGTAAGGTAAGGGAAAGAAATGTGTGTATGAAGGTTTGAAGGTGTGTGTGAAGTTGTGAACTGTGGTGCTGCACAGTGCAAGTTGATGTGTAGATAAGAAAAACATATATAGAAGTATGCAGTTACAAAAGCAAAAGTGTTGCTATTTTGGTTAGATATAAGAATTGAATGGTTTGCATTTCAACTGTATTTTGAATCCACTTTAGCAAAGAGTAGTTAAGTTTAATCTTGATCTGATAGTCCATaatctttgaatcaaagagAGTTGGGCTGTGAAGAAATGATATGCCATACATGTGATTGTGATTGTTCCATCAATGATCTAAACTTATATTCATCTTAAATATTTTGGAACCACATTTGTGTCTCATTTAAAGTAAATTGGAAACATTTTTTTGGTGTCTTTTCAATAATTGTTGGCAAATGGTAacatctattaaaattatatttgagtCTCTTTATTGTCAAAGTTTTTAGATTATGCACAATGTGTTTGAGCACCCATTTTATGAGTGAGATATAAACTCATTTAACATTGTATGATGGGAACTCAAATAGGATCAAGACTTGGAAAGTTTATGAGAGGAGAAATAAGAAGACTAGTTTAACTCATGAGGTggctaaaaataataattagaagggtaaatgatcatttacccccctgcaaaataagcaaattttcgtttacccccctatgcagattttttttctgtttacccccctgcaaaaaatagattcactcattttgccccccgtgtgtacagcaggacatgtgaatgtgcaaatctgctgacatggcttgtacacgtggaaaaaataattaatatttattttttaaattccacgtcagataatatattttttttaaaaaaaaattctacaaaataaaaaaacggattttctttttttttttttcccaaaaaaatcctacaaataaattttttttcctacaaaattttttaaaacatttcctgcaaaaaaagtaattttttttcctacaaagaatttaaaaaaatttccaacaaaaaagaaatgaattttcttattttgctcccaaaataaatatttactccaaaataaagatttattttcaaatctttttgaattaaaaaaacatgatctttattttttaaaaacaaaacattatttttttgttaatctctttgaattaaaaaaaatagaaaaagaagtttattcgtattttcctcttataccaaaatcatttgtcctagaactagaaaaatagaaggaagcagaagacgattccggtgattgaagaagatgacgacGAATATGATCACGACGGCGGAAGCAAAccggcgaagattctgttttttttaaataaaaaagatttgaaaataattttttaatatcttaaaaataaactttatttgggagaaaaatatgaaaattcgtttttttattttaggaaaaaaataataattttgtacgaaaaaaactatttgtaggaattttttaaaattttgtagggaaaaaaaattatttgtaggattttctttttattttggaaaaaaaattcgttttattaattttgtaggaaaaaaaatttacatttttttttttgaaaaaaatattatctgacgtggaagttaaaaataaatataaatgttttttccacatgtacaagccacgtcagcaaatttgcacaatcacatgtcctgctgtacacacagggggcaaaatgagtgaatctattttttgcaggggggtaaacagaaaaaaaatctgcatagggggggtaaacgaaaatttgcttattttgcaggggggtaaatgatcatttaccctaattAGAATGATGAGGTGTCCTAGTACTTAGAATATTCCGGTAAGGAATATTTAAGGATAAGTTCTAGGAGAGAGAAGGAATATTTAAGGAATATTGATGAAATTAGTTTTACTGTTTTACTTTTTGCAGGGACCATTGGTTTGTACCATTTTGTATCAGAGCCAAATTTTGCAGAACATGAGAATTAGACTTCTGTTCACGCTAAGAGTCAAATTGTATCAGAGCCAAATTGTGGATATTGGAGTCCTGTTTAAATTGCTTAGGGGCCCTCATTTTATAAGCTAGGTTCAGTACAAATTCATATTCATTTAATATGATATCAGAGTCTCTGGTTTTGTAGAACATGTGAGAATTAGATTCATGCCCATGCCAGGGGCTAGCGTGCAAGTGTTATTGAACTTGTGTGTGTGTAAGAATAAAAGAATTACATTCTGGAGACATTCCAACATTGTTGCTTGTTACTATATGATATACTGTGTTCacattcttcatttttttcataaaataaactGAGCTGAATTTTTTACTGCATTTATaggaaactatttttagttaaactTTCCAGTTGGAATTAAGAGCGAGGTAAGCATCATCTCTTGATGAGTAACTCATAATGTGAACATCTCTAATGAACTactaaagaaaaagaaaaggtgaTCCAAAAATGACAAAATGTGATTTAAACTAATAAGGACCTCATCATGGTAAATGTTTCCTCACTGTCTTGGCAGCAGTAAGTACTAATAGTAGCACTCAAGATTAACATTACAATAGAGATCAAAAGGAAATAAGGAATTTATACACAACTTCAGTACACAAGCTTTGGTTCAAACTCGGCGAAATCTACGGATCCCGATTCAATCGGTGGCATCAGATATGCAGCCAAGAGCTCAGACACCAGGGCAGCAACATGTGGAATCCTCTTTAAGTTCTTCACAACTGAACTGTCATCACTCTCACCAATAGCAAGAATCTTCTGGTTTATCTCCACCATTCGGTCTAACTTTCGCTTAAACTCTGGATTCTCAACGTCAAGAACAGCTGGGAAAATTCGTGCAGTTGTTCGGTTTGTCTGCAAAAACAAACCAGAAACGAAGCTTGATTAACTAACGACTTGTTATTTATGAGTTCAACATTTATTATTTGCTGATCAGCTCTCACTTGTGAGTTACTAAATTCAATTCTTCAAAAAGTATTTAAGATTAAGTCGAAACAAATGATGATTGTACTGAATGTCTGTCAACCGCGATTATAGTGAATAAGCAAACACAAACTTACCTCGATGATGACATGCATGTCAAATTCTTTTGTGTTAAGTCCAATTCCTTCATAGAAATCTGTGCGTTGGCAATCATTCAGATACATTGTGACATAAACCTGCAAAACAGATTTCATAACTATGTGTTAAGTAGGgctaatgaaatatattaaacaCAACCTTATAATTAAAGACAGAACAAATGTCATCTCTTTCGATGGTATAAAATGCTTCATCACTCTAAGGATTGTCAAGGTAAATGAGAGTTTACATGTTGATTATACTTTTCATCTATGAAGCACCAACACAACCGACACGTAAAAAATaggtaataatttaagaaaatggaagtgattgaatgtaattGCATGTGTCAGTGTTGTATTTGTATCAGACAGACACCGGATACACTTTCAATATGAAGTATCAATACTATATAGCTTGTTGTTCATGTGCATTCTCAGTTAAGGTCTGTACAGTATTATGTAACTTAGCATCAATTGGAACTGGCTATTGAGGTTTCAATTTAAGAACCTTAAAGGAAGAGTGAATATTTATATgccaaagaaagaaaagatacCGATAGACAGAAGAATCGGGACCACAACTTTGCCTTCCAGTCATTAAGAAATTGTGGCTGTGC
This genomic interval from Trifolium pratense cultivar HEN17-A07 linkage group LG6, ARS_RC_1.1, whole genome shotgun sequence contains the following:
- the LOC123892522 gene encoding cytochrome P450 94B3-like is translated as MELFFSHESLIFILSLIFLYLFYFHFSTTSKKHNNNHGFKTYPLLGTLPEFILNRHRFLDWTTQILRNCPTNTAVFIRPGKIHGIITANPDNIQHILKTKFENYPKGERFISLLQDFLGNGIFNSDGDLWKLQRKTASYEFNTKSLRNFIVENVTVETQTRLIPILTKATENNQILDLQNLLERFAFDNVCKLAFNVDPGCLGADVTTGAASTTAAEAFMHAFEDASMISSGRFMYLLPLLWKMKKYLNVGTERRLKQSIATVHEFADEIIRSRREAKEAGQDLLSRFIGTEEASPEFLRDIIISFILAGRDTTSSALSWLFWILSSKSDIKDKIIEEIEMVRLKSGNKTASFGYEELKEMHYLQAAISETMRLYPPVPIDTKACLNDDVLPDGTRIKKDWFISYHTYAMGRIESIWGKDCNEFKPERWLENDKDGVSVCRSESPFRFPVFHAGPRMCLGKEMAYIQMKSIAASVMERFEVVALDKDNCPEHVLSLTLRMKNGLPVNVKRVR